CAGTTCTAACTCCTTAAAGAACTATGTTACTACTTAAATGAGCAGATGAGTTAGGCGACAGCATTCAATGACCCCTGACTTCTATTCCCACCGCATATCCCATATCTCTCCAAAAAGGATTCTTTCTTTGACTTATGCAATACAATGGTCCCGGCTTTCAACGTGACAGTGAAACCACATAGCACTGCATCCCAGCAGAGTCATTCATTTACTGTCACCCAGTCTAGGATATAAATCCATGAATCAATATAGATTTCCAGATCAAGCAGCATCTAGCCTGCTTCACTCATTTACCTGAAACTCcagttaattaaaaatactgcaaatagTTTCCAGAGGCCAGAGCCCATCCACCTTAGAAGTTTACCCCTCAAGCCAAATTGTTCATTCCAGAAACAGGCATTAACACACAAGCAGAAATATTCAAGTTGCTCACTATCAGCATGCTATGAAAAGTtatcatttaaaattttcctACATCAATATTacaataaactaaaataaacataGGTGTTCCTTTCGTAACACAGTACATAAAATTTTACGTTATTTCTTCTGTCAAAGTATAAAGAATTTGAAAAgcctaacaatttttaaaatactttaaaattaaccAAAGACCTTACGtaagatgaaaataatttttttcatatcttaAATCTGTAGTATCACGCTCTTCATGCACTTTCACTTAaataaaatttctgaagaaacatgaggaaaaaattactTACTGAAGCTGCTGGTGCATGGGCAAAGCAATCTGTGGTGGTACGTTAATGAATCTTTCACTTAGGAGGAGACCCACGGGCTTAGTATTGTCATTTAGGATCTTATCCAGTTGTTCAACTACGTGCTGTTCACAGTTCTTCTCACACCGACTTAGAATCAGCTCTTTGATTTGTTCAGTGCATTGCATACCCTGCAATTAAAGGGTATATTTTCTTTACTTTACAGAACAATTATTTACATAAGAAAACCTTCAGAAGTGAACTTCAAGGGAATATTCCACCAGCCTACAGCTAATTTCTTTAAGTGGTCTCTAAAGCACTGCACAATTTCTCTCAAATTATTATTAACCAACCCTGAAGCTGAGGGCAAACAAAGGTTCTTAACTGACAGGAATGCAGCTATGAACTACAGCTCCACTGCACTTAACAGCAAAATTCAAAAGCTGTGACAGATGAAAGAAACACAAGAAGCTAGGCTCATCAGTTATTCTGGAACTACTCGTTAGACCTAGTTTTAACTCTCTGTTCCACTGTTAGCTTTATGTTTGCCCTTCAGTAAGTTACACTTACTAGTTACCAGATCCAAAAGAAAGCATAAGTGATGTGAAACTTTTAAGACCACAGCCCTCTACAGTTGAATTCAGATTTATGATCCTGATGTTAAGACTGGTTATACAAGACAGAAGAGCAGAGCACAGTCTCACTTATTACTGTTGAGAATTTAATGAGGAATACCAACCTTCCTTTCAGTTAAGTTTAAGAGGCTTATAAAACCAAAGACTTCATCTCCATCATCATCATCGTTATCATCATCACTGTCTTCTTGCACTTCTGCTTGCTATTTAATAAGAGAAAAAGCAACAACTCATAATGATATTCTACTTCCTCTCCTTCCAGCCAAAACAGTTTTTCTCGCCAGAATAGGACAACCCTCTAGGTAATCTGTACAAATATACAACCTATGAATTCCGGTTAAGGTTATGAAAGTGCCACATCATTGAATGTCTCGGTGTATTTAGAGTCACTTTTACAGAGAGCCATGTCATTATCTTTTACATCAGGATCTACTGTAAGGCACTACAATTTGATAGCTCACATTTAGAAAGGAGCATCTTAGTACAACGGATGGCCATACCTTAAGCAAAATCAATTATCTTCAACTTCTAACGCAGGGAAGTAAACCTGAGAAGTCTTAAAAGCCATAGACCAATAGAGTTTTGATGCAAAGGGAAAGCAAAAGCTCAACAAAACCCAGCAAAGATCTACTTCTGCGGCAAGTCTATTATTTCAACATAAAGAATATCCTATGTAGTTTTCAAAAGGGACTTAGCTTTCTTACCTTGATAGTGCTGCCAATATGATTCTGTTGTATTAACGTATCAGTTAACTCAGCAGTGTTAACAggagcttttaaaaacaactggaaaataaaaaacaagtatTACAGAACAGTATCAGGTCCAAACCCTCTTCATATTGTGGACCACTTAGCAGAACTAAAATTCACTACTTTCTCTAAGTTGTTATGCTATGTTCTGCaccatttttaatttcaatttagtatttgtatttatttgacaTCCTCCAATGTAATAttgtaaatagtttaaaaagcagCTGAATTGCTTGCTACTTGACACTCCACAAGCTGACATCCTGCATATCTCTTACCCTTTCAAGTTTGGGATGATCTGAATGCTTGCTGAGAATAAATTCACTAGAACAAAAATAGTCAAGAGAAAACTGAATGAACATgctatttgtctgttttttagAGATGTAACCTATTAAAAAAACTAAGAAGCTGATTAACGTTGAACTAGGTTTTCTAGGCAGACACTAACACAACGGAGATGGAAAACGATacacactgtggaaaaaaaaatctaccgcTCAGGGTTACAGTTTCTGGAACCATGGTTTAGGAAACATGTTTATTTAAATACTCATAGTGGCTGTAAATATGCTTCACGAGGTGAAGCACTAGAAAACTATAAATCAGTAACACAGATAACGCGAACCGATGACTTTGCATAACTCTCTAAATGGTATTTATTAACAGCAATATCAATCAAGTTCACAAAAAGTCAAAGTACCTGTTGAAGTAATTTCTTTATCCCATTGTAATCATTGTCTGATATCGAATGTGCTTCAAATTCGATATTCACTTCCTATGTACAAGCAAAATACAGAATATCAAACACACGCTTGGCAAGAACCTGtatcaaaaatgaaattaaactgtATGAAACAGAATATAGACAAACAATGCTCAACATCAGAAACATATCTTATTTCCATCTTCCAGTAACATCAGCAATTGTTacagtttttattatttcttctgcaATCCTTAGAGAACTTCTGTCAAAGAAACTTGCAACTAACTTGTCAAAACCTCGAAACTTGTCAACTAACTTGCGTATGATTAATCCTTTGTTCCTGCAATCCACAATCACACAGTCGTGTTTACTACAGCCACGTAAACACTTTCTATACGGGGGCTTGCACCTATGCAGATAAACTCCTACACCGCAGGACTGGAGTATAACGCCTTGGCTGAAGATGAAGTTTCTGCAGACTAATTTATTACATCCAGAAACatacttctgctgctttttcctcaAATCCTAATGGTATTATTGAACTCACTCTGGAAG
The sequence above is drawn from the Struthio camelus isolate bStrCam1 chromosome 7, bStrCam1.hap1, whole genome shotgun sequence genome and encodes:
- the BCCIP gene encoding BRCA2 and CDKN1A-interacting protein isoform X2 encodes the protein MVGLRGLSQETEVNIEFEAHSISDNDYNGIKKLLQQLFLKAPVNTAELTDTLIQQNHIGSTIKQAEVQEDSDDDNDDDDGDEVFGFISLLNLTERKGMQCTEQIKELILSRCEKNCEQHVVEQLDKILNDNTKPVGLLLSERFINVPPQIALPMHQQLQKELTDAQRANKPCGKCHYYLLISKTFTEATKGNSKRREGRNQQKEELMFANAEEEFFYERALLKFNYSVQEESDTCLGGRWSFDDVPMKPLRTVMIIPADGINAIMDKLRDYLSL